The Spirochaeta lutea DNA window CTGTTTGGAAATCATACAAAGAAGCTTCAGGCGGATGGGATGTCCGCAGACCTTGAGCTTCTGAGAATAATCATCCATAAGCTCCTCGGGACAGAGTGAACCAACGGATTCATCCTGCTGATCAACGTGGTATTCTGAAATCGATTCAACCTTAGACATAACAACCCCTAAGAAACTGCGGCCTTTTCCGACGTTTTAGCATCCGACGCCCCGGTCCCTGAATCAGAACCTGATCCGGCGGTTGAGGCCGTGCCTTCCTTGGCAGACCCTTCTTTGCCGGTGCGGCTACTCCCCGAGGAGGATTTCCCCGCCTTATTATCCGTTACATAAAATCCGCTGCCCTTGAAGATAACCCCCAGACCGCCGCCGATGAGCCGCTTGAGTCCATCGGTTCCGCAGGAAGGACACTCGGTCAATACCGGATCGCTCATAGACTGGAATTCCTCAAATACGTGGCCGCACTGTGTACATTCATAATCGTAGCTTGGCATAATCCTACTCCCATATTATATATAGGATTTATTGTATATATCAATAGCTCCCGCTTAAATATACACAGAAAGGGGCCCTTCGGGCAAGTAGAGACCGGGGTTTTTACATGAACCCCCACCGGAATGAGGAAGATACAGCCCCCTCACCCCCAGTCCATCCGGACCGGTATACCCCGGGACCGAAGGTGTTCCTTTATCTGGGTGACCGAATAGTCTCCGAAGTGCACCATCGAGGCAACCAGAGCCGCGTCAGCCTTCCCGGAGGTCAAGACCTCCGCGAGGTGCTCGGGGGTTCCCGCTCCCCCGCTGGCCACCACGGGAATTCCCACTGCCTGAGAGATTTTTCTGGTTACCTCCAGGTCGTATCCGTCCTTGGTACCATCGGCGTCAATGGAATTCACCACGATTTCTCCGGCTCCCAGCTGCTCGGCTTCCTGTGCCCAGGTTACAGCGTCAAGGTCTGTTTTCACCCGGCCGCCGTTAATCATGACCCCGTAGCCCGAGGGTTTATGGGGATCAGCGAAAACGTCCATTCCCAGGACAATACACTGAACCCCGAAGGCATCAGCCCCCTGGCGGATAATTTCCGGCTTCTTGACCGCCTGGGAGTTAACCGAAACCTTCTCTGCGCCGGCCAATATAACCCGCCGCATATCTTCCAGACTCCCAATTCCGCCCCCGACCGCGAAGGGAATAAAAATTTCCCGGGCTACCCGGCTCACGACCTCCACCATGATGCCCCGGTCCTCGCTGCTGGCGGTAATATCATAAAATACCAGCTCATCCACCCCGGCCTGATAATACATCCTGGCCATCTCCACCGGATCTCCGATATCTACGTTCCCCTGGAACTTAACACCCTTGGTTGTCTTACCGGCCCGGACATCCAGGCACACCACAACGCGTTTTTCTAACATGGCACTCTCCTTAAAATGAGGGACCGCAGAAGTTTCCCAAGAGCCGCAACCCGTACTCCCCGGATTTTTCCGGGTGGAACTGAACGGCCACCAGATTTTCCCGGCTCACCCCGGAAGAAAAGGGAAACCCGTATTCGGTGGTGCAGAGAACCGAATCCGCCTCTTCAGCCTGGGGATAGTAGGAGTGTACGAAATAGAAGCTTCGATCCTGGGGTATACCGTGAAAAAGTCTCTCCGCCAGGGGATTCCCGGTGTTCCATCTCACCTGATTCCATCCGATCTGGGGTACCTTGAGATCGGAGATCCTCCGGTCCGTGAATTCCTGGGAAAAGCTCCTGGCACGCCCGGGGACCAAACCGAGGCAGGCCGTGTTACGCTCGTCACTGCCGGAAAGCACGATCTGGCACCCAAGACAGATACCCAGGAGGGGTTTTCCGGTTGCAAAGAAGTCCCTGATCCCCTCATCCAGCCCCGTGGAATGCAGTTCATCCATGGCTGACCGCGCCTCCCCCACTCCCGGAAAAATCAGTTTATCAAAATCCGCCAATTCTTCTGGGTTGTTTGAAATCCGGTAGGATACTCCGAGGTGGCCCAATGCAGTTTCCACACTCCGAAGATTACCGGCCTTGTAGTCAATTACGCCAATCATGTGACAACTCCTTTACGAGGTGCATCAGGTTATCCGGGCCCGCGGGCACCCCAAGGGCGAAGACCCCCTGAACTCCCCGGGTCTCAAAGAGTACCCGGTTTCTCAACTGTTGGGAAGTAAGGGGCAAAAGTCCCCGCCGGGTCAGGGAGGAGAGCAACAGCCGGAGGGAGGCAGAACGGGAACGCTGCCAGGCATCGATTACCGCCTGTCCCGATTCTTGGCCCGAAGATTCATCAAGAGGTGATTCTTTGGCAGACCATTCAAACCGGGGTTGTACCCAGATATCCAGGAACCAGGGGGAGGCTCCGTCATCGGATGGTCCATCCGACCCGTCAGTGGTTGCGCCGCTTCCCCGGGGGAGGACCTGGACCGTGGAATCACCCCAGGCGCTCCGGAGAGAAAAAACAGCCCACTCCTCTACCAGTCCGGAGGATCCCTGTCCCGAAGCGGGATTTGAAATCTGCATTCCCAGCCGGAAGCTAACATCATCCTGGGTGTCCAGGAAGCGTGTAATACCGCCCACCGGCCCTGCATTCCTAGCAAGTACGGTAGAACCCCGGGACTCCCGGGTGCCGCCTCGGCTTTCCGTCTCCCGGAAGGGATCCACCGCCAACACCCCGGTTTCCAGGATACGGATTCTTATCCCCTGGGACGGACCCAGAGTCCCCGCGCTCCCCCGACTTTCGTCGGAACCAGAGGTCTGAGGGGCCGAAGAGGGACTATAAAAGGTTCTTGCCCAGGGGTAACCGTCAAGCCCCGCAGGCCCCTCCTCCCATCCCTGGGAAGCCAGGTACGCCCCAACCCAGACCCGGGGAATATCCCCGAGGATGACCATCTGGAATCCCTGCTCAGGAAATCCTGTGGCTTCGTTCAGGCGGATACCGGAGATCAAAAACACCTCGTGAATACGCTGCCGCAGACCGGGATCGGTCATTACCTGGGTCAGGGAATCGGCCACCGGGCCGGTATCCAGTCCGGCGGAGGAAAGAAGCCCCGACTCGGGGGTTAGGCTCCGAAGCAGCAGGGACCATAACCCCGGATCCTGCTTCAAATCCGCCTTCAAGGCGATCTTCGGCAGGCCCCCGTCCCAGGACTGCTCAATAAAATCCAGGTACTCCCGGGACTCGCCCCGGGGCAGACTCGCGCACCCGGTCCAGAGCAAAGCTACCATGGTCAATGCCAAAATCGGTCCCACCCTCGGGCCGGCCATAAAAAAAGCCGGGCGCCCCTTCCCGGCCCCGGCCTTCTTCTTCATACCCTAGAGCCTTTCCATAGAGAGGGTGCACACCGCGTCACCGCTCTCCAGGCTGGTGGACTGGACCTTGTCGGTGAGGATCAGGCGCTCACAGAGTACCTCCTCCTTGAGGTAATCCTCGAAGGATTCCAGGGCCTCGGATAATTCCCCTTGGGCTTGCAGGGTGATTCCGATGCGGTCGCTCACCTCGTACCCCGCTTCCTTACGGAGGTTTTGTATGCCCCGGACCAGGTCCCGGACCAATCCTTCCTGGCGCAGCTCTTCGGTCACCACGGGATCCAAGGCTACCGTCAGACTGCCCTCGTTGAGAACCTTCAGACCCTGCTTCTCTTCCCGCTGAACCAGGATGGAATCAATGGTTATGTCTATGCTCCGGCTGCCAAGATCCAGGTTCAGGGTGGCGCCGTCCATGAGCCCCTGAATATCCTCGGGTGTTAATCCGGAGATTTTATCCGCCGCCGCCTTCATATCCTTGCCGAGTTCTTTTCCCAGCTCCCGATAGTTGGCCTTGGCGCTGTATTCCACCAGATCCTCCTCGTTATCCCGGAAGATCACTTCCTTTACGTTCAGTTCGTCCCGGATGATGTCTTCCATCTCGATGAGGACATTCTTTTCGTCCCGATCCTTGGTAACCAGGTGCAATCCGTTCAGGGGCTGGCGGATCTTCAGGTTATGCATGCTCCGGATCGCCCTGCCCATGCTCACCGCCTGCTGGGTGAGGTGCATTTTCCGTTCCAGGGCGGGATCACGGCGACCGGCAATGACCTGGGGATAATCGCAGAGATGCACGCTCATGGGCATCTCCTGGGTGCGCAGATTCTGATAAATTTCCTCGGTAATAAAGGGAATTACCGGAGCTGCCACCTGCATGAGCCTGAGCAGCACCGTATGCAGGGTCTGGTAGGCCTGGAGTTTATCGCTGTCATTCTCGCTCCGCCAGAACCGCCGGCGGCTCCGCCGGATATACCAGTTGTTTAGCTGGTCGATAAATGCTACCAGGGGCTCCACGGCCTTTTGCAGATCGTAGCCGTCCAGGTGGTGGGTTACGGTTTCGACCAGGGTTTCCATCTCCGATAGCACCCAGGTATCCAGGGGGTTTGCCGGCAGATCCGGCGCCCCTTCGGGTTGGATGTCGTCAATATTGGCGTAGGTCACAAAGAAACTGTAGGCGTTCCACAGGGGCAGGATTACCGATTTCAGGACCTCCCGGACCCCCTCATCGGTGTACTTCAGGTCTTCTGCCCGGACCACCGCCGAGTTCATTAAAAACAAACGCAGGGCATCAGCCCCGAAGGTATTGATAACCTCCACGGGATCGCTGTAGTTCCGTGCGCTCTTGGACATCTTCCGACCGTCCTCGGCGAGCACCAAGCCGTTCACAATTACGTTCTGAAAGGCCGGTTTATCAAAGAGCGCGGCGGCCAGAACGGTTAGGGTATAAAACCATCCCCGGGTCTGATCCAAGCCCTCGGATATAAACTGGGCGGGGAAATTCTGCTCGAAGAACTCTTTATTCTCGAAGGGATAGTGGTTCTGCGCATAGGGCATGGCCCCGGATTCAAACCAGCAGTCCAAAACCTCGGGAATCCGATGTTTTGTACCGCCGCAGCTGCATTTCCAGGTTAGGGGGTCTACGAAATGTTTATGGAGATCCGATACGGTCTGCCCGGTTTTCTCCTCAAGCTCCTGGATGCTGCCCAGGCACTCCACATCCTCGCAGGTATCGCATTTCCAGACGGGAATAGGATTTCCCCAGAAGCGGTTCCGGCTGATTGCCCAGTCCCGGGCGTTCTCCAGCCATTTTCCGAAGCGTCCCTTCTGGAGGTGAGAGGGAACCCAGGATATCTGATCGTTGGCATTGAGCATGGAATCCTTAATGCGGTCGATTCTAACGAACCAGCTGGATATAGCCCGGTAGATGAGGGGTTTTCCGGTACGGTAACAGTGAGGATAGCTATGCAAATAGTTCTCCCGCTTGACCAGCTTCCCCTTGTCTTTGAGCCACTGAATGATAGGCTTATCCGCATCCTTTACAAAGAGTCCCTGGAAATCCGGGATTTCCGGAAGGAATTTACATTCGGCATCGATGGGACAGATGACCGGCAGTCCGGAATCCTTGAGCACCTGGTAGTCATCCTCACCGAACCCTGGGGCGATGTGGACAATACCGGTACCGTCCTCGGTGGTCACATAGTCCGCGAGATAGGTGGTGAAGGCACCCTGGTCATGGAGCTCGGAGAAATAGGGGAAGAGGGGTTCATAGCGCCAGCCGGCGAGATCGGTCCCGCTGTACCTGGCTACCACCTCGTAGTCCGCTTCATCCTTGTAGTAGGCAGAGAGGCGTTCCTCAGCCATGATGTAATAATCCTCCCCATCCCGCACCCTGACGTACTGGATCTCGGGTCCGAAGGCCAGAGCCAGGTTGCTGGGCAGGGTCCAGGGGGTAGTGGTCCAAGCCAGGAAGTAGGTAGTACCGCCGCCGGAATCCAGGCTGTTCCCCTGGGCATCTTCCTGCACCGTGAATCGTACGGTTACTGCCGGATCGTGGACGTCCTTGTACCCGCCGAGATTAACCTCAAAATTGGACAGAGGGGTGGCCAGGGCCGGGCTGTAAGGAAGAATGTAGTGCCCCTCGTAAATCAAGTCCTTTTCCCACAAACTCTTGAACACCCACCAAATGGACTCCATGTATTGGGGATCCATGGTTTTATAATCATGCTTGAAATCCACCCACCGGCCCATCCGGGTAACCGTTTTTTCCCATTCGCTGGTATAGCGCAGGACAATCCCCCGGCATGCCTCATTGAACTTATCAATCCCATAGGCTTCGATTTCGCTTTTTCCGCTGATTCCCAGTTCCTTTTCCATTTCGTACTCAACAGGCAGACCATGACAGTCCCAACCGAAGCGGCGAACTACCCGTTTGCCCCGCATGGTCTGGTACCGGGGAATAATGTCCTTGATAGTACCGGGGACGAAGTGGCCGAAATGGGGAAGACCTGTGGCGAAGGGAGGACCATCGTAAAATACATAGTCTCCCGAATCTGCGTTTTTATCTAACGATTGTTCAAAAACCTTATGTTGTTCCCAAAAAGCAAGAATTCCTTCCTCCATTGCCGGGAAGCTGACCTTAGGGTCGACGGGCTTATACAAAGCATCCTCCTCATTGTTGTGCACCATGGATTAGGCGTGCCTGTATAGTACCGGTTCGGAGAAAGGGTGGTCAAGGATGGCCGGGGGGCGGGCCAGAGCTGACCGGGAGCAGACGGGGTTACTCCCGGTAGCTGACCGGGGGAGGATGAGGTTTCTCCCGGGGGCCGGAGCTGACCGGGAGCGCTCCCGGCACCGCCCCTACCGCAGGAACCGGTACACACCGCCCCAGCGTTCTGGGGACAGGGCGCCTTGATCCACCTGATCCCGGAGTTCCCGGCAGCGATCGATATAAAAAAGCACCACCGGATCAGCAGAAAGCTCGGTATCCAGGCTATGGGGCCCAACCTCTCGGTAGATATGGGCATAGAGGGATACAGCCCGGTGAAAATCGCCCATCTTGTACACCCGGTATGCAAGATCGTACCGGGGCTGAAACCGCTGTTTCATGGCCTTAACCCAATCGGGATCCGCATCGTAGACCTCATAGATGCTCACCGGCAGGGCCTTCCCTTTTACCTGAACCCGGTCGATAAACCGCAGGGTTCGGGGTTGCTCTAACCGGTTCAGAACATCCTCGGAGATGATGCACCGCACCTTGTAGTGTCGGGTAAGACTCTCAAGCCGGCTGGCCACATTCACCGTATCTCCTACAATGGTATAATCCATCCGGGAATGACTGCCGATATTCCCCTGAACCACCGGTCCGAAACTAATCCCGATACCGATATCCAGACGGGGCAGTTCCCGGGCGATACGATCCCTATTCAGATCCTGGAGGGCTTTTTCCATGGCTACCGCCGCATCCACTGCCTGGTCGACCGACTCAAACTGCGCCATGAGACAGTCCCCCATGAGTTTATCGATATCACCCCGGTGTTCACGGATACGATCGTTCATGGTCCGGAAGAAGGTATTCAAGAGCCCGACCACCTCCTTGGCTGAGAGCCTCTCGGACAACTGGGTAAAGTTCCGGATATCGCAGAACAGCACAGCAAGCTCCTTCCCTTGGGGCAGCCAGAGGGTGGGATCATCCCCGGAATCCACCCCCTGGGCTAGGCCGTCCTTGGTATACATGCGGAAGATCTTGGATTGCTGCCGGGTTGTCTGGTGCAGACGAACCATCTCAAAATAGCGCTCCGTACCCCGGGCTACCTCACTCTGGAGCTCCTGGATGAGCTTGGGCAGCCCCCTTCGGCGGCGCCGGCTATTCACCAGCCGGGATATCAACCCCGGCTGCCTCCAGACGAAGTCGATCCGGCTGAAGGGTGCGTTGTAGATCTCGCCTGCTCGGAAAACTACCTGATCCTCCAGGAACACATCCCTTAGAACCTCCAGACACCGGATGCTCCGGGCATTCGAATCACCCTGCCCGCCCTGGAAGGCCCTGCCGTCCCCCAGCCCGCCCCCGCCGATCCCCCGCAGCTCCGACTCCCGGGGGGTACAGGGAATTCCCCGCAGCTCCAGCTCCCGGCGAGTACAGGAAATCCGCCGAGCCAGGGGCGAACCCTGAAGGAACAGTACATCATCCCGCCAACCGGTTTTCCACCCCTGGTGACCGTATGCCCGGTGAATCAGCATCTCAAGATCGAATCCGAACACGGCCTGGTCCGCCCTCAGAACCGAATACCCCTGGGCCTGAAGATCCGCCGTCAGAAGACCCTGGATGAACATGTCCATGGGACCGGGAAACAGCTCCAGGGCCTGGGGATACCAACCCAGCACGATGGACGCCCCGCTCCGGGAATAAGCCAGACACTCAGCCTGAAAAAACTGGGTCACCCGAGAAACATGGGCCGAAATATCCCGGACCACCTCCCCAGCAGGAATCAGGGAATAGAGGGCCCCCAGGCTGCTGTGGGGCAAAAACCGGAACTGCCGTCCCGCCGGACCGAAGATACGGTGGGTACCACCGGGCCCGCTCTGAGCCATCAGGTTCCGGAATAGCACCGCGGTATCTCCGGTCGAAATCCAATGTCCCGGTTCATCCAAATCATCCCGGGACACCGATACCCCGTGGAATAGATCCTCCCGGGCTATCCCGAGGTGGGTTAGGGCATAATCGGCCAGGTGGGCCCCGCACTCCCCCGCTAGCCCCGGGTTCTGCCCAAGGATGCCGGGCTGGGTTGTAGAATCAGAAAGAAGGTCCTTCGGTAAAATCATACTTATAACAGTATAGCCATTTATCGAGACTTTAGGGTAATTCTAGGGTGATTTTAATGCCCCAACCCGGTTCATGTTCCCGGTGATCCGGATGCCCCCAGGTCCCCTCCATGGCGGTTTAATTTGCTGAAATCACTCGGGCGTAGTATAGTGACCTCCATGGCAGAAAAAGAGCGTATCCT harbors:
- a CDS encoding FmdB family zinc ribbon protein — translated: MPSYDYECTQCGHVFEEFQSMSDPVLTECPSCGTDGLKRLIGGGLGVIFKGSGFYVTDNKAGKSSSGSSRTGKEGSAKEGTASTAGSGSDSGTGASDAKTSEKAAVS
- the hisF gene encoding imidazole glycerol phosphate synthase subunit HisF; amino-acid sequence: MLEKRVVVCLDVRAGKTTKGVKFQGNVDIGDPVEMARMYYQAGVDELVFYDITASSEDRGIMVEVVSRVAREIFIPFAVGGGIGSLEDMRRVILAGAEKVSVNSQAVKKPEIIRQGADAFGVQCIVLGMDVFADPHKPSGYGVMINGGRVKTDLDAVTWAQEAEQLGAGEIVVNSIDADGTKDGYDLEVTRKISQAVGIPVVASGGAGTPEHLAEVLTSGKADAALVASMVHFGDYSVTQIKEHLRSRGIPVRMDWG
- the hisH gene encoding imidazole glycerol phosphate synthase subunit HisH, whose amino-acid sequence is MIGVIDYKAGNLRSVETALGHLGVSYRISNNPEELADFDKLIFPGVGEARSAMDELHSTGLDEGIRDFFATGKPLLGICLGCQIVLSGSDERNTACLGLVPGRARSFSQEFTDRRISDLKVPQIGWNQVRWNTGNPLAERLFHGIPQDRSFYFVHSYYPQAEEADSVLCTTEYGFPFSSGVSRENLVAVQFHPEKSGEYGLRLLGNFCGPSF
- the ileS gene encoding isoleucine--tRNA ligase, with amino-acid sequence MYKPVDPKVSFPAMEEGILAFWEQHKVFEQSLDKNADSGDYVFYDGPPFATGLPHFGHFVPGTIKDIIPRYQTMRGKRVVRRFGWDCHGLPVEYEMEKELGISGKSEIEAYGIDKFNEACRGIVLRYTSEWEKTVTRMGRWVDFKHDYKTMDPQYMESIWWVFKSLWEKDLIYEGHYILPYSPALATPLSNFEVNLGGYKDVHDPAVTVRFTVQEDAQGNSLDSGGGTTYFLAWTTTPWTLPSNLALAFGPEIQYVRVRDGEDYYIMAEERLSAYYKDEADYEVVARYSGTDLAGWRYEPLFPYFSELHDQGAFTTYLADYVTTEDGTGIVHIAPGFGEDDYQVLKDSGLPVICPIDAECKFLPEIPDFQGLFVKDADKPIIQWLKDKGKLVKRENYLHSYPHCYRTGKPLIYRAISSWFVRIDRIKDSMLNANDQISWVPSHLQKGRFGKWLENARDWAISRNRFWGNPIPVWKCDTCEDVECLGSIQELEEKTGQTVSDLHKHFVDPLTWKCSCGGTKHRIPEVLDCWFESGAMPYAQNHYPFENKEFFEQNFPAQFISEGLDQTRGWFYTLTVLAAALFDKPAFQNVIVNGLVLAEDGRKMSKSARNYSDPVEVINTFGADALRLFLMNSAVVRAEDLKYTDEGVREVLKSVILPLWNAYSFFVTYANIDDIQPEGAPDLPANPLDTWVLSEMETLVETVTHHLDGYDLQKAVEPLVAFIDQLNNWYIRRSRRRFWRSENDSDKLQAYQTLHTVLLRLMQVAAPVIPFITEEIYQNLRTQEMPMSVHLCDYPQVIAGRRDPALERKMHLTQQAVSMGRAIRSMHNLKIRQPLNGLHLVTKDRDEKNVLIEMEDIIRDELNVKEVIFRDNEEDLVEYSAKANYRELGKELGKDMKAAADKISGLTPEDIQGLMDGATLNLDLGSRSIDITIDSILVQREEKQGLKVLNEGSLTVALDPVVTEELRQEGLVRDLVRGIQNLRKEAGYEVSDRIGITLQAQGELSEALESFEDYLKEEVLCERLILTDKVQSTSLESGDAVCTLSMERL
- a CDS encoding adenylate/guanylate cyclase domain-containing protein, with protein sequence MILPKDLLSDSTTQPGILGQNPGLAGECGAHLADYALTHLGIAREDLFHGVSVSRDDLDEPGHWISTGDTAVLFRNLMAQSGPGGTHRIFGPAGRQFRFLPHSSLGALYSLIPAGEVVRDISAHVSRVTQFFQAECLAYSRSGASIVLGWYPQALELFPGPMDMFIQGLLTADLQAQGYSVLRADQAVFGFDLEMLIHRAYGHQGWKTGWRDDVLFLQGSPLARRISCTRRELELRGIPCTPRESELRGIGGGGLGDGRAFQGGQGDSNARSIRCLEVLRDVFLEDQVVFRAGEIYNAPFSRIDFVWRQPGLISRLVNSRRRRRGLPKLIQELQSEVARGTERYFEMVRLHQTTRQQSKIFRMYTKDGLAQGVDSGDDPTLWLPQGKELAVLFCDIRNFTQLSERLSAKEVVGLLNTFFRTMNDRIREHRGDIDKLMGDCLMAQFESVDQAVDAAVAMEKALQDLNRDRIARELPRLDIGIGISFGPVVQGNIGSHSRMDYTIVGDTVNVASRLESLTRHYKVRCIISEDVLNRLEQPRTLRFIDRVQVKGKALPVSIYEVYDADPDWVKAMKQRFQPRYDLAYRVYKMGDFHRAVSLYAHIYREVGPHSLDTELSADPVVLFYIDRCRELRDQVDQGALSPERWGGVYRFLR